In the Hordeum vulgare subsp. vulgare chromosome 7H, MorexV3_pseudomolecules_assembly, whole genome shotgun sequence genome, one interval contains:
- the LOC123412245 gene encoding uncharacterized protein LOC123412245: MKIKKRIVSVPPAPPAEIASHPIHPGHKLLLVTTDDVEFVCDGCKEAGAGWRYTCEHDGERQSRDCNFDLHIGCALAPDVLEIPLLFEGCALVLLHEPPPPSDRRACDACGDDVRGLVYHCFDRDLDLHPSCARLPQSVDLDGLTFELCREHVPSRSCVLCTGKGRLCPRKLLSYRSEWDGEAVYLHVACVKEMAYKILKSGHGSHDGDGKMAVQANKAPSLKVALALKKAQTSTKRFKRFLKIVGFFARVVIGVIFGDPTAMIAAVVQVVFSGG; this comes from the coding sequence ATGAAGATCAAGAAGAGGATCGTGAGCGTTCCTCCGGCGCCGCCGGCTGAGATCGCCTCCCACCCCATACATCCGGGGCACAAGCTGCTGCTTGTCACCACCGACGACGTGGAGTTCGTGTGCGACGGCTGCAAGGAGGCCGGCGCCGGCTGGAGGTACACCTGCGAGCACGACGGCGAGCGGCAGAGCCGCGACTGCAACTTCGACCTCCACATCGGCTGCGCGCTCGCGCCGGACGTGTTGGAGATCCCTCTGTTGTTCGAGGGGTGCGCGCTCGTGCTCCTCCACGAGCCCCCGCCTCCCTCCGACCGCAGGGCCTGCGACGCGTGCGGCGACGACGTGCGCGGCCTCGTGTACCACTGCTTCGACCGCGACCTCGACCTCCACCCGTCCTGCGCGCGCCTGCCTCAGAGCGTCGACCTCGACGGCCTCACCTTCGAGCTCTGCCGCGAGCACGTGCCGAGCCGGAGCTGCGTCCTCTGCACCGGCAAGGGACGCCTCTGCCCGCGCAAGCTCTTGTCGTATCGCTCTGAGTGGGACGGCGAGGCCGTTTACCTGCACGTAGCCTGCGTGAAGGAGATGGCTTACAAGATCCTCAAGTCCGGCCACGGCAGCCATGACGGCGATGGGAAGATGGCCGTGCAGGCGAATAAAGCCCCGTCTTTGAAGGTGGCTCTGGCGCTGAAGAAGGCTCAGACTAGCACCAAGCGCTTCAAACGTTTCCTCAAGATTGTCGGATTCTTCGCGCGCGTCGTCATCGGCGTGATCTTTGGGGACCCGACGGCGATGATCGCTGCGGTCGTGCAGGTTGTCTTCTCCGGCGGATAG